A window of Fimbriimonadia bacterium contains these coding sequences:
- the rpmF gene encoding 50S ribosomal protein L32 — protein sequence MPNPKRKHSHARSAKRRTHYSLSAPNPSPISFHCARADCPEVLPPHTACPICGMYRGRAVAVKEIRSRSKTSKQTSESA from the coding sequence ATGCCAAACCCTAAGAGAAAGCATTCGCACGCCCGGTCCGCGAAACGCAGGACCCACTATTCGCTGTCGGCACCCAACCCATCTCCGATCAGTTTCCATTGTGCGCGCGCTGACTGTCCCGAGGTACTTCCGCCTCATACCGCCTGCCCCATCTGCGGTATGTATAGGGGAAGAGCGGTTGCGGTCAAGGAGATTCGCAGCCGCAGCAAAACCTCCAAGCAAACTTCTGAGAGCGCATGA
- a CDS encoding DUF177 domain-containing protein, with product MDRSRLLDLNEVVQHPGRSVEFDVLLDGIDEPEVALASPIGGVLRARCDGRVLLLQGDFHTTVVMECVRCTTDVEMPMEFAVEESYPISGTPGALSHAGAAYVDDTEEPFPLFVENRLKIEELIRQVLLVELPTHPLCSAGCLGLCEHCGANLNESPCKCASDADTPAFRALAEEWSKTEPA from the coding sequence GTGGACCGCAGCCGATTGCTCGACCTGAACGAAGTGGTACAGCATCCCGGGCGGAGCGTGGAGTTCGACGTCTTGCTGGACGGGATTGACGAGCCCGAGGTCGCGCTGGCAAGCCCAATCGGCGGGGTCTTACGCGCTCGGTGCGACGGGCGAGTGCTTCTTCTTCAGGGCGACTTCCACACCACCGTTGTAATGGAGTGCGTGCGCTGCACGACCGATGTCGAGATGCCGATGGAATTCGCCGTGGAGGAGTCCTACCCGATTTCCGGCACTCCTGGGGCTTTGTCGCACGCTGGAGCAGCATACGTGGACGATACCGAGGAGCCGTTTCCTCTCTTCGTAGAGAATCGGCTGAAGATCGAGGAGCTGATACGTCAGGTTTTGTTGGTCGAGTTGCCGACACATCCGCTGTGCTCTGCCGGATGCCTCGGTCTGTGCGAACACTGCGGAGCCAACCTGAACGAGAGTCCGTGCAAGTGCGCTTCGGATGCCGACACTCCGGCTTTCCGCGCACTTGCCGAAGAGTGGTCAAAGACTGAACCGGCGTGA